A single Nicotiana tabacum cultivar K326 chromosome 5, ASM71507v2, whole genome shotgun sequence DNA region contains:
- the LOC107827607 gene encoding protein NRT1/ PTR FAMILY 5.6-like, whose translation MDKINIEMEQTKKAESVENDEQKWVCDSSVDHKGRVPLRDSTGVWKASLFIIVIEFSERLSYFGLATSLIIYLTKAIHQDLKTAAKSVNYWSGVTTLMPLLGGFLADAYLGRFSTVLVSTTVYLLGLLLLTMSRVVPSLKPCDSDLCHEPRKAHEAIFFLAIYLISVGTGGHKPSLESFGADQFDDDHPAEKKKKMSFFNWWNFGLCCGLLLGVTLIVYVQDRVSWAMADLILTLVMASSLVIFIAGRPFYRYRKATGSPLTPMLQVLVAAIRKRNLHLPSNPSHLHEIPKSETSRRRLLCHTKKLKFLDKAAILDDKQDSIEQLQNPWKLATVTKVEELKLVINTTPIWLTTIPFGICIAQAATFFIKQGVTLNRKIVHNFEIPPASIFALAAVGMIISVTMYEKILVPVLRRATGNERGISILQRIGIGMIFSVSTMIVAALVERKRLNIVHENPLEGSASMSVFWLAPQFLIIGIGDGFTLVGLQEYFYDQVPDSMRSLGIALYLSVIGAANFISSLLITIVDHITEKSGKSWFGKDLNSSRLDYFYWLLATITAVNLCVYVFVARNYSYKKNVHGRTTIAVADCDDREAVA comes from the exons ATGGATAAGATAAATATAGAAATGGAGCAGACAAAGAAAGCAGAATCAGTAGAAAATGATGAGCAAAAATGGGTTTGTGATTCTTCTGTTGATCATAAAGGAAGAGTTCCTCTTAGGGATTCAACTGGTGTCTGGAAAGCCTCCCTCTTCATTATTG TAATTGAATTCAGTGAGAGGCTGAGTTACTTTGGATTAGCAACAAGTTTGATTATATACCTAACAAAAGCCATACATCAAGACCTCAAAACAGCAGCAAAAAGTGTGAATTACTGGTCAGGAGTCACCACTTTAATGCCATTGCTTGGAGGTTTTCTAGCTGATGCATACTTGGGAAGATTCTCCACAGTTCTTGTCTCTACCACTGTCTACCTCCTG GGCTTGCTTCTCTTGACAATGTCAAGAGTGGTTCCTAGTCTGAAACCTTGTGACAGTGACCTCTGTCATGAACCTAGAAAAGCTCACGAGGCGATTTTCTTCCTCGCGATTTACTTAATCTCAGTTGGGACAGGAGGGCACAAGCCTTCTCTAGAGAGCTTTGGAGCTGATCAGTTTGATGATGATCATCCTgcggagaaaaaaaagaaaatgtccTTTTTCAACTGGTGGAATTTTGGGCTATGCTGCGGACTATTACTTGGTGTTACTCTTATTGTTTATGTTCAAGATCGCGTTAGCTGGGCGATGGCAGATTTGATCCTCACACTAGTTATGGCTTCTAGTTTAGTCATCTTTATTGCAGGGAGACCGTTTTATCGTTATAGAAAAGCAACTGGAAGTCCATTAACACCAATGTTACAGGTGCTTGTAGCTGcaataagaaaaagaaatcttCATCTTCCTTCAAATCCTTCTCATTTACATGAAATTCCCAAATCAGAAACTAGCCGGAGGAGACTTTTATGTCACACCAAGAAGCTCAA GTTCCTTGATAAAGCTGCGATTCTTGACGACAAACAAGATTCAATAGAACAGCTGCAGAATCCATGGAAACTTGCAACTGTGACTAAGGTGGAAGAATTGAAGCTAGTTATCAACACTACTCCCATTTGGCTAACCACTATACCATTTGGTATATGTATAGCACAAGCTGCAACATTTTTCATCAAACAAGGCGTGACACTGAACCGAAAGATTGTTCACAATTTTGAGATTCCCCCTGCCTCAATTTTTGCCTTAGCAGCTGTTGGCATGATAATATCTGTCACTATGTATGAGAAAATTCTCGTACCTGTCCTAAGACGGGCAACAGGAAACGAAAGAGGCATTAGTATTCTCCAAAGGATCGGTATTGGAATGATCTTCTCTGTTTCTACTATGATCGTTGCAGCTCTAGTCGAAAGAAAAAGATTGAATATTGTTCATGAAAATCCACTCGAGGGTTCAGCTTCAATGAGTGTATTCTGGTTAGCCCCACAATTCCTTATAATCGGAATAGGAGATGGATTTACCTTAGTGGGATTACAAGAATACTTCTATGATCAAGTACCTGATTCTATGAGAAGTTTAGGCATTGCACTTTACCTTAGTGTGATTGGTGCTGCAAATTTTATTAGCAGCCTCTTGATAACTATTGTGGATCATATCACAGAAAAGAGTGGCAAGAGTTGGTTTGGGAAGGATTTAAATAGTAGTCGGCTCGACTATTTTTACTGGTTGTTGGCTACCATTACAGCAGTAAATTTGTGTGTCTATGTTTTTGTTGCTAGGAATTATTCCTACAAGAAGAATGTTCACGGTAGGACAACTATAGCTGTGGCTGATTGTGATGATCGTGAAGCAGTGGCTTAG